A portion of the Luxibacter massiliensis genome contains these proteins:
- the ftsZ gene encoding cell division protein FtsZ has translation MLEIKTNESEAAARIIVIGVGGGGNNAVNRMIEEQIAGVEFIAINTDKQALQLCKAPTLMQIGEKLTKGLGAGAQPEVGEKAAEESAEEISAALKGADMVFVTCGMGGGTGTGATPVVARIAKEQGALTVGVVTKPFRFESRTRMSNALGGIDKLKENVDTLIVIPNDKLLEVVDRRTTMPEALKKADEVLQQGIQGITDLINVPSLINLDFADIQTVMKDKGIAHIGIGAGRGDDKALEAVKQAVASPLLETTIQGASHVIINISGDITLMDASDAAEYVQELAGENANIIFGAMYDDSKSDEATITVIATGLHNVGGSSSKLKARLEGQQKVGSILPSGDMVKRTAADPERRMAGTVRPTGTVRPSGAAAPRQSSGTMPTLEQPRTAPSGKVKEQSIKIPDFFKK, from the coding sequence TTGTTAGAAATTAAAACCAATGAATCAGAAGCAGCTGCAAGAATTATTGTTATCGGAGTCGGCGGCGGCGGTAATAACGCAGTGAACCGCATGATCGAAGAGCAGATTGCAGGTGTAGAATTTATAGCCATCAATACGGACAAACAGGCACTCCAGTTGTGTAAGGCGCCCACATTGATGCAGATAGGCGAGAAGCTTACAAAAGGACTCGGCGCAGGTGCGCAGCCAGAAGTAGGGGAGAAAGCTGCGGAGGAGAGCGCAGAGGAGATTTCAGCGGCCCTTAAGGGTGCTGATATGGTATTCGTGACATGTGGCATGGGCGGCGGCACAGGTACTGGAGCTACTCCGGTTGTTGCCCGCATTGCGAAAGAACAGGGAGCGCTGACTGTCGGCGTTGTCACAAAGCCATTCCGTTTTGAATCCAGAACACGTATGTCAAACGCCCTTGGCGGTATAGATAAATTAAAAGAGAATGTAGACACATTGATTGTCATCCCCAATGATAAGCTTTTGGAAGTAGTGGACAGGCGTACTACTATGCCGGAGGCCCTGAAGAAAGCGGATGAAGTGCTTCAGCAAGGTATTCAGGGCATCACAGACTTGATTAATGTGCCGTCTTTGATTAACCTGGACTTTGCAGATATCCAGACAGTCATGAAGGACAAGGGTATCGCACATATTGGCATTGGTGCAGGACGGGGAGATGACAAGGCTCTGGAGGCAGTGAAGCAGGCTGTTGCCAGTCCGCTGCTTGAGACAACCATCCAGGGTGCGTCCCACGTTATTATTAATATTTCTGGTGACATCACACTGATGGATGCATCAGATGCTGCAGAATATGTACAGGAGCTTGCCGGGGAAAATGCGAATATTATCTTTGGCGCTATGTATGATGATTCCAAGTCAGATGAGGCAACCATTACTGTAATCGCCACAGGCTTACATAATGTAGGCGGAAGCTCATCTAAGCTGAAGGCAAGGCTGGAGGGCCAGCAGAAGGTAGGGTCTATCCTCCCATCAGGGGATATGGTGAAGAGGACGGCAGCAGACCCAGAGCGCCGGATGGCCGGCACAGTAAGGCCGACAGGTACGGTAAGGCCTTCAGGGGCCGCAGCGCCGCGGCAGTCCAGCGGTACAATGCCGACTCTGGAACAGCCAAGGACTGCCCCTTCCGGGAAAGTAAAAGAACAGTCTATCAAAATTCCAGACTTTTTCAAAAAGTAG
- a CDS encoding sigma-E processing peptidase SpoIIGA — protein MYYELYIDVLFLVNFMMDSLLLLSINQILKCSATHGRIFSGGALGAALTCAVTAVPAPGVVKFLLFHTVVNTIMIKTGLRVKGKKQFWKAFVLLYITSFLFGGILQALHPYVRTGSLFFAAAVGCYYVIKCCWKFFVRLQSVQKKVCDITLYTSTGEQKVKALIDTGNGLEDNFSKEPVSVIDKTLARSVLADEDLKNGFHYIPYRTVGKESIMPVFRIRKMCIHLEEERWVEAPVIGVCEERVSEQQEYQMILNPDLLGGI, from the coding sequence ATGTACTATGAACTATACATAGACGTGTTGTTTCTTGTGAATTTCATGATGGATTCCCTGCTGCTCCTGTCAATCAATCAGATACTGAAATGTTCTGCCACACATGGACGTATTTTTTCAGGAGGGGCCCTGGGGGCCGCGCTGACCTGTGCGGTGACGGCTGTGCCGGCGCCGGGGGTTGTGAAATTTCTGTTATTCCACACGGTAGTCAATACAATAATGATTAAAACAGGATTAAGAGTCAAAGGAAAAAAACAATTTTGGAAAGCATTTGTGTTGTTGTATATCACATCCTTCCTCTTCGGAGGGATCCTGCAGGCACTACATCCCTATGTGCGAACAGGCAGTCTGTTTTTCGCGGCGGCAGTTGGCTGCTATTATGTCATAAAGTGCTGCTGGAAATTTTTTGTAAGGCTTCAGTCAGTGCAGAAAAAGGTATGTGATATTACCCTGTACACCAGTACAGGAGAGCAGAAGGTGAAAGCGTTAATTGACACGGGCAACGGCCTGGAGGACAATTTTTCAAAGGAGCCTGTGAGTGTGATAGATAAGACTCTGGCAAGGAGTGTCCTGGCAGATGAGGATTTAAAAAATGGCTTCCACTATATACCATACCGGACTGTTGGGAAAGAGAGTATTATGCCTGTATTCCGGATCAGAAAAATGTGTATACATCTGGAGGAGGAAAGATGGGTGGAGGCGCCGGTAATCGGAGTCTGCGAGGAGCGTGTTTCAGAACAGCAAGAATATCAGATGATTTTAAATCCTGACTTATTAGGAGGCATATAA
- the sigE gene encoding RNA polymerase sporulation sigma factor SigE, translated as MVVKVAVPQHFKLKVIPDIRSIFFSNHKEIHYIGGSEVLPAPLETARETEVIQHLGSEYDEEAKKLLIEHNLRLVVYIAKKFDNTGVGVEDLISIGTIGLIKAINTFNPTKKIKLATYASRCIENEILMYLRRNSKTKMEVSIDEPLNVDWDGNELLLSDILGTEEDTIYKDLENEAERKLLIKAINKLSSREKLIVKMRFGLDNPDGEEKTQKEVADLLGISQSYISRLEKKIMQRLKREMVRYE; from the coding sequence ATGGTTGTAAAAGTAGCAGTACCCCAGCATTTTAAACTGAAAGTAATACCAGACATCAGAAGTATTTTCTTTTCTAACCACAAGGAAATACACTATATTGGAGGATCCGAGGTGCTGCCCGCCCCCTTGGAGACAGCGAGGGAGACAGAGGTGATACAGCACCTTGGGTCCGAATATGATGAGGAGGCGAAAAAGCTTCTTATTGAGCATAACCTGCGCCTGGTGGTCTACATAGCTAAAAAATTTGATAATACCGGCGTGGGGGTGGAAGATTTAATTTCCATAGGTACAATTGGCCTGATCAAAGCGATCAATACATTCAACCCTACAAAGAAGATCAAGCTGGCTACCTATGCGTCGCGCTGTATTGAGAATGAGATTCTCATGTATCTGCGCAGAAACAGCAAGACGAAAATGGAGGTATCCATAGATGAGCCGCTGAATGTGGACTGGGACGGCAATGAGCTTTTGCTGTCAGATATTCTTGGCACTGAGGAGGATACGATCTATAAGGACTTGGAGAATGAAGCAGAACGGAAGCTTCTGATTAAAGCTATCAATAAGCTTTCCAGCAGGGAGAAGCTCATCGTAAAGATGCGTTTCGGCCTGGATAATCCAGACGGGGAGGAGAAAACCCAGAAGGAAGTGGCGGATCTGCTGGGCATATCCCAGTCTTACATATCCCGCCTTGAGAAAAAGATTATGCAGAGGCTGAAAAGAGAAATGGTCAGGTATGAGTAG
- a CDS encoding MBL fold metallo-hydrolase RNA specificity domain-containing protein gives MKLTFLRAAHEVTGSCHLLEAAGKKILIDCGMEQGPDLYENPELPVPEQEIDYVLLTHAHIDHSGLLPLLAKRGFKGDIFTTFATADLCNIMLRDSAHIQEFEAEWRNRKGKRAGQPVFEPIYVMQDALDAIALLVPCQYGERIRLCDGIEIRFTDVGHLLGSASIEVWAAEGGIQKKIVFSGDVGNKNQPIIKDPSYTDTADYVVVESTYGNRLHSTEEVDYVGEFTRVLRETFEKGGNVVIPSFAVGRTQEMLYFIREIKEKNLLKEYPDFEVYLDSPLAIEATKVFTKNMRDCFDEEAMRLVNTGVNPLVFPGLKTSTTSEDSKMINFIEKPKVIISASGMCDAGRIRHHLKHNLWRPECTILFVGYQSGGTLGRRLLDGEKNIRLFGEPIEVHARIESLHGISGHADKDGLLDWLGGFQSPIQRVFVVHGEDKVTEEFAQTIQERLGYEAWAPFPGGQADLSANKIVSEGTSIPVKARKPTQKRVEDAFERLLAAGRQLLDVIQKNREISNKDKAKFENQIRNLANKWDRWD, from the coding sequence ATGAAATTGACATTTTTGAGGGCGGCCCATGAAGTGACGGGCAGCTGCCATCTGCTGGAGGCGGCAGGAAAGAAGATTTTGATTGACTGTGGCATGGAGCAGGGGCCTGATTTGTATGAGAATCCAGAACTTCCGGTCCCGGAACAGGAGATTGATTATGTATTGCTGACCCATGCCCACATCGATCATTCAGGCCTCTTGCCCCTGCTGGCTAAAAGAGGGTTTAAGGGTGATATTTTTACGACCTTTGCAACTGCGGATTTGTGTAACATTATGCTCCGTGACAGTGCCCATATCCAGGAGTTTGAGGCTGAATGGAGGAACAGGAAGGGAAAACGTGCAGGGCAGCCTGTATTTGAACCTATCTATGTGATGCAGGATGCTTTGGATGCGATTGCCCTGCTTGTGCCGTGCCAGTATGGGGAGAGGATACGGCTCTGTGATGGCATTGAAATAAGGTTTACGGATGTGGGCCATTTGCTTGGGTCGGCGAGTATAGAGGTATGGGCGGCAGAGGGCGGCATACAGAAGAAGATTGTCTTTTCAGGGGATGTGGGGAATAAGAACCAGCCCATCATCAAAGATCCCAGTTATACGGATACGGCAGATTATGTGGTTGTAGAGTCCACATACGGGAACCGCCTGCATTCCACGGAAGAGGTGGATTATGTAGGGGAATTTACCCGTGTCCTTAGGGAGACTTTTGAGAAAGGCGGAAATGTTGTAATTCCCTCCTTTGCCGTAGGCAGGACTCAGGAGATGCTATATTTTATCCGGGAAATCAAGGAAAAGAATCTGTTGAAGGAATACCCTGATTTTGAAGTATATCTGGACAGTCCCCTGGCCATTGAGGCCACCAAGGTATTTACAAAAAATATGAGGGACTGTTTTGACGAGGAGGCCATGAGGCTGGTGAATACCGGTGTGAACCCGCTCGTATTCCCTGGACTGAAAACTTCCACAACAAGTGAAGATTCCAAAATGATTAATTTCATTGAGAAGCCAAAGGTTATTATTTCCGCCTCAGGCATGTGTGATGCGGGGCGCATACGCCATCACTTAAAACACAATCTGTGGCGCCCCGAATGTACAATTCTCTTTGTAGGCTACCAGTCCGGCGGGACTCTGGGGCGACGGCTGCTGGACGGAGAAAAAAATATAAGATTATTCGGCGAGCCTATCGAAGTACATGCCAGAATAGAGAGCCTGCACGGAATCAGCGGGCACGCGGACAAAGACGGACTGCTGGACTGGCTGGGGGGATTTCAGAGTCCGATCCAGAGGGTCTTTGTAGTCCATGGTGAGGATAAAGTAACAGAGGAGTTCGCCCAGACGATACAGGAAAGGCTGGGGTATGAGGCATGGGCCCCCTTCCCCGGAGGCCAGGCCGATCTGTCTGCCAACAAGATTGTCAGTGAGGGAACCAGTATACCTGTGAAGGCAAGGAAACCAACCCAAAAGAGAGTGGAGGATGCCTTTGAAAGACTGCTGGCAGCAGGCCGGCAGCTTTTGGATGTGATTCAGAAAAACCGGGAGATTTCTAATAAGGATAAGGCCAAATTTGAAAATCAAATACGGAACCTGGCTAATAAATGGGATAGATGGGATTGA
- the sigG gene encoding RNA polymerase sporulation sigma factor SigG yields the protein MALNKVELCGVNTAKLPLLKEEEKEALFARIKEGDEEAREEYIKGNLRLVLSVIKRFSGSNENADDLFQIGCVGLMKAVDHFDPGRLVKFSTYAVPMIIGEIRRYLRDNNSIRVSRSLRDTAYKAIYAREGYMKKHLKEPTVQEIAEEIGISKEDIVFALDAIQMPMSLHEPVYSDGGDTLYVMDQVSDKKNKEENWVEELSLEAAMERLNERERYIITLRFFEGKTQMEVAEEIKISQAQVSRLEKNALKVMKQYLLG from the coding sequence ATGGCTTTAAATAAGGTTGAGTTATGCGGGGTGAATACGGCAAAGCTGCCGCTTCTGAAGGAGGAGGAGAAGGAGGCATTGTTTGCCCGTATTAAAGAAGGGGATGAAGAGGCACGGGAGGAATACATTAAAGGGAACCTGCGTTTAGTGTTAAGTGTGATTAAGCGGTTTTCTGGGAGCAATGAGAATGCAGACGATTTATTTCAGATAGGCTGTGTGGGACTGATGAAAGCTGTGGATCATTTTGACCCGGGCCGCCTGGTGAAGTTTTCTACTTATGCGGTGCCTATGATTATTGGAGAGATCCGGCGTTATCTAAGGGATAATAATTCTATCCGTGTGAGCCGCTCTTTGCGCGATACGGCATACAAGGCTATTTACGCAAGGGAAGGCTATATGAAAAAGCACCTTAAGGAACCTACAGTGCAGGAAATTGCTGAGGAGATAGGTATCTCCAAAGAGGACATTGTTTTTGCACTGGATGCCATACAGATGCCCATGAGCCTCCATGAGCCGGTCTACAGTGATGGGGGAGACACGCTGTATGTGATGGATCAGGTAAGTGACAAGAAAAATAAAGAGGAAAACTGGGTAGAAGAGCTGTCTTTAGAGGCGGCAATGGAGAGGCTGAACGAGAGGGAGCGCTATATTATCACGCTTCGGTTTTTTGAGGGGAAAACCCAGATGGAAGTTGCTGAGGAGATTAAGATATCCCAGGCACAGGTCAGCAGGCTGGAAAAAAATGCGCTGAAGGTGATGAAGCAGTATCTCCTTGGATAA
- a CDS encoding HAD family hydrolase produces MYKACIFDLDGTLTDTLDSLTFSVNGTLEEMGFAAIDREKCRMLVGNGARVLMEKALLAGGAENLDRIDEAMQIYGRIFDANCTYHVIPYQGIQELLDDLRASGVQLGVLSNKPDRQAVHVVEEIFGKDVFQWVQGQKEGVPRKPDPFAALKIAQIFNALPRECVYIGDSEVDIATGTAAGMVTVGVDWGFRDRETLRAAKAAHIVSTPKELKELIMRQEV; encoded by the coding sequence ATGTATAAAGCTTGTATATTTGACCTGGATGGGACTTTGACGGATACGCTGGATTCCCTCACTTTTTCTGTGAACGGGACTCTTGAGGAGATGGGGTTTGCTGCCATCGACAGAGAGAAGTGCCGCATGCTCGTGGGGAATGGCGCAAGAGTGCTGATGGAGAAAGCCCTTCTAGCAGGGGGCGCGGAAAATCTGGATCGTATAGACGAGGCCATGCAGATTTATGGGCGTATATTTGACGCCAACTGCACATATCATGTAATACCGTACCAGGGGATCCAAGAGCTTTTGGATGACCTGAGGGCATCCGGCGTCCAGCTGGGGGTTCTGTCCAACAAACCTGACAGGCAGGCTGTCCATGTAGTGGAGGAGATATTCGGGAAGGATGTATTCCAATGGGTACAGGGCCAAAAGGAAGGAGTGCCCAGGAAACCGGATCCTTTCGCCGCCCTTAAGATAGCCCAGATATTCAATGCCCTGCCCCGGGAGTGTGTGTATATTGGGGACTCAGAGGTGGATATAGCGACGGGGACGGCTGCAGGGATGGTGACAGTAGGAGTTGACTGGGGGTTTAGGGACAGAGAGACTCTCAGGGCAGCCAAAGCCGCACACATTGTAAGTACCCCAAAAGAGCTTAAGGAGTTAATAATGAGACAGGAGGTATAG
- a CDS encoding glyoxalase, giving the protein MNEYDEECLQAFLKNQSQLFDEPVAETLEEAEAFLEDCMAVVVDTISEVREYFEESGIDVDTMSDEEVEEASEVFLLPGGRYLVVEG; this is encoded by the coding sequence ATGAATGAGTATGATGAGGAGTGCCTGCAGGCATTTTTGAAAAACCAGTCACAGTTATTTGATGAGCCGGTGGCAGAGACACTTGAGGAGGCGGAGGCCTTTCTGGAGGACTGTATGGCAGTGGTGGTTGATACCATTAGTGAAGTGAGAGAATACTTTGAAGAGAGTGGGATTGATGTGGATACTATGTCTGATGAAGAGGTAGAGGAAGCATCTGAGGTCTTTTTACTTCCGGGAGGACGTTACCTGGTTGTGGAGGGATAG
- the pth gene encoding aminoacyl-tRNA hydrolase, with amino-acid sequence MFIIAGLGNPDRQYEGTRHNVGFDVIDRMAEKYNIDVGIKKHRALIGKGIIKGQKAILAKPQTYMNLSGESIGSLVEYYKTDVENELIIIYDDVSLEVGQLRIRAKGSPGGHNGIKNIIAHLGGQAFPRIKIGVGEKPRGYDLADYVLGHFSKAERVFMEEGYENAVHAAEMIVQGEIQAAMNEYNRKKKEE; translated from the coding sequence ATGTTTATAATAGCCGGACTGGGGAATCCAGACAGACAATATGAAGGGACAAGGCACAATGTAGGTTTTGATGTCATTGACAGGATGGCGGAGAAATACAATATAGATGTGGGGATTAAAAAGCACAGGGCATTGATTGGCAAGGGGATAATTAAGGGGCAGAAAGCCATCCTGGCAAAACCACAGACTTATATGAATTTAAGCGGAGAAAGTATCGGCAGCCTTGTTGAGTACTACAAGACAGATGTAGAAAACGAGCTGATTATCATTTATGACGATGTTAGCCTTGAGGTGGGACAGCTCCGTATCCGCGCCAAGGGCAGTCCGGGGGGGCATAATGGAATCAAGAATATTATTGCCCACCTGGGGGGGCAGGCATTCCCCAGAATTAAAATAGGGGTGGGAGAAAAACCCCGCGGATATGATTTGGCGGACTATGTACTGGGGCATTTTTCAAAGGCAGAGAGAGTGTTCATGGAAGAGGGGTATGAGAATGCAGTGCATGCGGCTGAGATGATTGTGCAGGGAGAAATCCAGGCGGCAATGAATGAGTATAACCGTAAAAAGAAGGAAGAGTAG